A stretch of the Sphingobacterium thalpophilum genome encodes the following:
- a CDS encoding SDR family oxidoreductase, which produces MKSDAKDYLDAITPTWVKGKKILVTGGTTGIGRATALLLAALGNDIFVCGHHEQQLEDTLRDYEKFEMAGSLRGIVVDLATQEGIEKLFKEFDDQYDQLDILINNAAIAFQSVKDGSYTDQDYLLRTNILGYLACARSALIRMEPRGAGHIVNVGSMSADVREAQSSVYVCSKGAIQAFTESLRKEVNPKGIQVSLIEPGAVGTDMQPYPPEEQQQKIDDMDMLYAEDIARAIAFIVSQPIRTGVVAMQVKPLLQII; this is translated from the coding sequence ATGAAAAGCGACGCGAAAGACTACCTCGATGCAATCACTCCTACGTGGGTGAAGGGTAAAAAAATATTGGTCACAGGTGGCACAACTGGAATTGGGCGAGCAACAGCACTTCTGCTCGCTGCGCTCGGCAATGATATATTCGTCTGCGGACATCACGAGCAACAGCTGGAAGACACATTGCGCGACTATGAAAAGTTTGAGATGGCGGGATCGCTGCGCGGGATTGTGGTAGATCTCGCCACTCAAGAAGGGATTGAAAAGCTTTTTAAGGAATTTGACGATCAATATGACCAGCTGGATATATTGATTAACAATGCGGCAATTGCTTTTCAGTCTGTAAAAGACGGTAGCTATACGGACCAGGATTATTTGCTTCGGACAAATATTCTCGGGTATCTCGCCTGTGCCCGTTCAGCATTAATTCGGATGGAACCTCGCGGTGCTGGGCATATCGTAAACGTAGGTTCGATGAGTGCGGACGTTCGGGAGGCGCAAAGTTCCGTATACGTCTGCTCCAAAGGTGCTATTCAGGCATTTACCGAATCTCTTCGTAAAGAAGTCAATCCGAAGGGAATCCAGGTGTCGCTAATTGAACCCGGCGCGGTCGGTACTGATATGCAACCTTATCCACCGGAAGAGCAACAACAAAAGATTGACGATATGGACATGCTGTACGCCGAAGATATCGCGCGCGCAATAGCTTTTATCGTGTCGCAGCCTATACGGACAGGAGTTGTAGCCATGCAGGTAAAACCACTGTTGCAGATTATATAA